Genomic segment of Leuconostoc mesenteroides subsp. mesenteroides:
ACGCAAAATGCCTTAAGTACTTGGACAATTAACCAAAATACTTAAAGTAAAAATTTACTGTAGTTTTGTTCATTAAATGTGACATTGTGTTAAAACCTTTTTTATTTTTATGAGACTAATTTTAATATTAATTCAATCATTTGTCAAGTTTCTTATTAACAAACTCACATTTTCCCTTTTCGAGGTAGGCTACGGCCACTTATAATATCATTCACCAGAAGATCGAGACGTATTTTAGTTTTTGCCCAATCATCGTTTGCTAGCTCATAAGCAACATTTTTTAGTTCTTTTGGCAAAGTTACGTCACGTAAAAATTCTGGCGAGGCGATTCGTTGTTCAATCACTAATGGATCATCACCTCGAACTTGCACGCGGTCAATTAACATATCAGGATGTGTGACCGTAACGAAAATAATTACAGCCTGCTCACCCAGCTCCCGAGAATATGTAATAGCTCCCGCTGTATCCAAAACAATTGTTGCATACGGGTTTTTCCTCCAAGCGCGCTCTAATGCTTCATATGATGAGCCATATTTATATCCAGCATACTGCACCCGTTCCAAATAATGATTTTTTTCAAAACTATTATCAGTTTCAAAATAGTAGGCCACGCCGTTCTCTTCCCGTTCCCGCGGGTGGCGCGTTGTATGCGTTACAACTCTCGGCATCCGATATGTATCTTGCAAATAGCGGGCAATTGTTGTCTTACCAACACCTGTGGCACCAGTAATTACAAAAACTTTGTTATTTTTCATCATTCAAATTCCTTAGTTATTATTGTATCGTAAAACTATTTGTAAAGTTCGACAAGTATACTTGAAATTGATAGAATAACTGGTGTACAAAAACTATTAAAAATTGGAGAATTATTATGTCACTTCTTGCGCGAGCTTTTAAGCGAGAATCTGTTGATAATTATTTGAGTGCAGATTCACATATGTCGCGGGTTTTAACAACGCGTGATTTGATTAGTCTAGGAGTAGGCACAGTCATTGGTACAGGAATATTTATTTTACCAGGTCACGAAGCCGCCGATCATGCTGGGCCGGCGGTTGCTATTGCATTCCTAATTGCTGCGATTTTTTCTGGCTTATCGGGTATGGCTTTTGCCGAGTTTTCAGCAGCCATGCCAGTTGCCGGCTCAGCGTACTCATACGGGGGCGCTATTTACGGAGAAATTATTGGTTGGCTATTGGGTTGGTCATTAATTGTTGAATATTTCTTAGCAGTATCAGCAATTGCAACCGGATTCTCGGCATACCTGAGCAACTTATTAGCTATATTTGGCATTCATATTCCCAAATATCTATCTGCAGGTCCAATGGAGGGCGGAATTGTTAATTTATTTGCAGTATTAATCATTTTACTCGTCGCTGTTATATTATCCCGAGGATTAAATACTTCAAAAAATGTTGAAAATGGTGCGGTCGTTATCAAAATTGTTATTTTAATCTTGTTTATTGTTGGCGGATCATTCTTTATTAAAACAAGTAATTATGTACCGTTTTATCCCAAAGAATTCCACAGCGGATTTGGTGGATTGAACGGCATCTGGGCTGCAACAGCAAGTATTATCTTTGCTTTTCTAGGATTTGATACCATTGCTGCTCATGCTGCTGAAGTTAAAAACCCACAGAAAACAATGGCTAAAGGTATTATTGGAACGGTTGTTGTTTCGGCTCTATTGTATACACTATTCTCCATCGTATTAACAGGAATTGTTAATTATAAAAAGCTGGGCGTTGATGATCCAGCAGCGTTTGCGCTGCAAGTTGTCCACCAAACACAGTTTTCTATTGTGATTACCATCGGTGCATTAATTGGTATGTTTACAGCCGTATTGGCTCTGATTTATGCGTCATCTCGTTTAACTTATTCTTTCGGACGTGACGGTTTACTCCCTCGTAGCCTAGGTAAAATATCACCCAAATCACATTTACCAGTCAATGCATTAATTTTGGCAGTTGTTGTTGAAGTTATCTTTGCCGGCCTTATTCCCCTTAGCACATTGGCTAGTTTAATTAATGCGGGCACTTTAACAGCCTTTGCTTTTATTAATTTTGGTATTCTAATTCTTCGTCGGCGTAAAGATTTAGCGCATGATGGTTTTAAAGTACCTGGCTATCCAGTTGTACCGTTTATTGCGGGTGTGATAAGTTTGTTCTTTATTACACAGCTATCTGCCGAGACACTCAAAATGTTTGGCCTCTGGTTACTACTTGGTGTTATCTGGTACTTCTTCTATGGCATTAAGCATTCTAAATTATCATAACCTAACATAAAAGGAGCCACCGCTCAATAGCGGTGGCTCCTTTTATGTCGACTATACTAATGGTGTTTTTCGACGCATATATGAATCAACTAGTCTTTCATAAACCCCTGGTTCAGCACTATCAAGAGCTGATCCGAGGATATCCATTGCCTGCTTGAAATTGTAATCTCTCTCGTAAAACATACGTGCTTGCTCGCTTGCAGCAGCCACACGCTCATTCGAAGCACGATAACGATTAGCATATTGTAATAGTTGTTCGGTTAGTGCGGCCTGATCAACGATTTCTTCTGTCTTTTCTTTTAATGTATCAATATCAGCTGATACAATGTTCAATTGACGTTGTACCTCATCCATATTAATCAAATTCGTATTTAATGACTTTGCAAGACGCTTTAATTCGTTTGATACAGCGTAAAAATATTCTAGATAAGCAACTGGTAAGCCCGGCAAACTCATCCGTTCAACAGCATTTTTAATGGCTTCAACTTCTTTTTGGTATTGTCCACCTAGCTGTCTAGCTGATCGGTCAGCTTTTTCTAATCCAGATATTTTATCCCAAATATCTACCTGCTGTGTCTCAATTTCTTCAAACTGCTTCAGCAATTTTTCTTGCTGAATCCGCAACTCACTGTATGATATCTCTTTAGCTTCGAGTAAATCATCATTATGATTAATTTGCTCCTCTGCCATATTGATTTGTTCTAATAAAGTACGTCGTGTTTCTAACTCTTTATGATTAAATTGGAAACTTTGACCTAATCTATCCAGCTCGACAGATAATGTCTGATTTTGCTCACGTAAGCGTAGCAAATCAGAAGATAGACGATCGGCATTTTTAGTAACGTGTTTGCGAGCCGTTACTTCCGTTTCCATCGTTTCGTACATGGCATCAATACGCTGTTCGATATATCCAGTTTGTTCAGTTACTTCCTTTAATTTCAAATCTGCTAATAATTTCAAAACTTGCTGACGTTGTGCGTCAATTGCCTGAAGTTCTTGCTCCACACTATCATTTAGAAAAACATAACCAGCTTCTATAAGCTTAGTGTGTCCTTGAGCTAATTCATTTAATTGGTCAACATACTTAATATTTAATTGATCAAACAGCTCTGGAATATCGGCCATCATTTTTTCCATTTGAGTGGTTTCCATCGCTAATTGCTCATAGATATCAGAAGCCGTAGCATGATCACCATTTTCAGTTAACTCTGTAAACTCATCATAATCGGCTTCTAATTGACTCAAAAACTCATCTAGAGCAGGATTAGCTGGCCCAAACTTAAAGTTTTCAGCAAGCAACCGCTTACGCAATCCTTCATACTTCTTCTTAAGATCGTTGATTGCCTCGCGGTGTTCCTCATCTGTTTTCTTTAAATCAAGCAGACCAGACCGCACATCTTTAATGGTAGTTTCTGTATCATCGACCATACCTTGCAAACGTTCTAATTCATTGCGTGTCTTAATGAAATTGATACCCCGAGCTTCAAAAAGTACCAAATTAGCTTGTTGATCAATTTTTAAAAACTTGTTATTTTGAACATCGTTAAAAGAACTCTCAAGTTTTTGATAGTTCTTTAAAGACTGACCTGTTAAAGGCAATTTTCGCCCTTCTACAAGTTCTTCACGAACTTTCAAAGACTCAAGCTGCTCTTTTCTTGCTCTGAGGTCACTAACTTTTTTGACGGTCGTTCTTTGCATCACAAATATTGCTAAATAAGCGATGACAACCAAAAGTAATATAATTGCTAAAACTGTAAAGTTAAACATATGGATAGTTTCCAACCTTTTAATTTTCACTTTCCATCTTAGCACTTATACAGTTGAATTAAAGGAGATTTGCCAAATCTCAAATCGTTTACAATTTTCTTAACAATTTGCTATTCCTTAATGATTCTGATATCATGTAATGAGTTGTTAAATTGAGTAGCAGTAAGTAAAGAAGCGCGTCAACAACGCCCCAAATCGTTAGTAAGGCCATAGCTACTGGCTCTGAGAAACGTCAAGATAGGCGCTGCACGCATCTGGTACTTACCCTCAAATGTACAGCATAATACATTTTGGAGGACATATACATGTCACGTTATACAGGTCCAAAGTGGCGTATCTCACGTCGCTTAGGTGTTTCATTGTCTGGTACTGGTAAAGAATTGTCACGTCGTGCTTACGCACCTGGTGATCACGGTGCCGGTCGTCGTGCTAAAATTTCTGAATACGGAATGCAATTGCGCGAAAAGCAAAAGTTGCGCTTCACTTATGGTTTGACTGAACGCCAATTCAAAGCTTTGTTTAACAAGGCTGGTAAGATTCGTAAGGGTACTCATGGTACTAACTTCATGATCTCATTGGAACAACGTTTAGATTCAATTGTTTACCGTCTTGGTTTGGCAACTACACGCCAACAAGCACGTCAACTTGTTAATCATGGTCACATCTTAGTAGATGGTAAGCGCGTTGATATTCCTTCATACAACGTACAACCTGGACAAGTTGTATCAGTTCGTGAAAAGTCAAAGAACATCTTGCCTATCCAAGCTGCTATCGAATCAGTTGTGGCTCGCCCACAATTCGTATCATTAGACACTGAAAAGCTTGAAGGTTCACTCGTTCGTTTGCCAGAACGTGAAGAATTAGATGCTGATATCAACGAAGCGTTGATCGTCGAATACTACAACCACTTGGGTTAATACTTTAATTCTTAGTTGTTTGTAACGTCACCAGATTTGGTGACGTTTTTCTTTTTTATAAGTAACAAGCAAAAAGACAGCTCAAAATTGGGCTGTCTTTTTGTACGAATTTTTTTATTCGTGTCGCTATTTATTTTTCCAGTATTTTTATAATCATATTAATTCCTTTCATTTACTAAGAATTGATAAGCATAGCGCTATAACAGCATGAGTCATGTAAAACCAGCCCTTTTCAAATAAATGAAATATCATCTTTTTTCAGTTTGTATGCAACAATGTGACTGTAAAAAATAGCTAGAACAATACCCTCACCTTAATAGTTCGCTCGAATTATTTTTTAACCTCTGCTAATGGTCTATCCCTTCGTATTGTTGAATGAGGACTAACAGAAATTTCTCCTGTGTCAGCGTGAGCTCGTGAACTAACGGCTAAGATAAAGTATAATAGAAGTATCAAACATTAATGGAGAAAATTATGGACGTCAATGAACGCTTACAACAAGAACAGCTTGGTAATGGTAGCCCAAAAATTAACCCCGATGAGCAAAACCGCTATCTTGGTACGTTCCGAGAACGTGTCATTGTCGCAATTAAGTTATCTCAATTGGGCAATTCAAACATCCAATCACAATTTGCCGCATCACTTAAATCGCACAGCATCGGTAAGGTTTTAATCGATCAACAACTTGCTGGCGACTATTTTTCAACGTATGTCGGTTTGGCAACGCAAAGCAAACATAGTTTTACCTTACTTTCTGACGCTACAAAATCTGCACATCAAGAAGACCCCATAGCAGTAGTACTAGCCGCTAATACTGCTGTCAATGTGGATAATATTTACTTAGGATAAACGTTCATGACCCAAGAACCGCTAGCGTACCGTATGCGCCCCACAAAAATTGAAGAAATTGTCGGCCAACAACACTTAGTTGGTGAAGGCAAAATCATCTGGCGTATGGTCTCTGCTCATCGACTGAGTTCGATGATTTTGTATGGACCACCTGGTACTGGTAAAACATCAATAGCTAGTGCCATAGCCGGTTCATCAAAATATGCGTTTCGCATGCTAAATGCTGCGACCGATAGCCAAAAAGATTTACAAATTGTTGTCGAAGAAGCCAAAATGTCAGGTACTGTTGTCTTACTACTAGATGAAATTCATCGTTTAAACAAAGTCAAACAAGACTTTTTGCTACCGCATTTGGAGTCCGGAGCAATTATATTAATTGGTGCGACGACAGAAAATCCTTATATTAATGTCACACCAGCTATTCGTTCTAGAACGCAAATATTTGAAGTTAACAGCCTAAGTGAAAATGATATCACAAACGCTGTTAAAAGAGCCATTGCTGACAAAGAAAAAGGTCTTGGGCAATATAATATTGCTCTCGATGATAATGCTATGTTACAGTTATCGCGAGCAACAAATGGTGATTTACGTAGTGCATTAAATGGTTTAGAATTAGCAGTTTTATCAACAAAACCTAATGAAAATGATATCGTTCATATCAGTTTGCCAATCATTGAAGAAACTGTGCAACGTAAAGCATTATCAGCTGATAAAAATGGAGATGCACATTACGATGTGATTTCAGCACTCCAAAAATCAATTCGTGGATCCGATACCGATGCAGCATTACACTACGCTGCACGTATTATCGAATCTGGTGATTTACCAATCTTAGCACGTCGACTTACGGTTATTGCATACGAAGATATCGGATTAGCAAATCCACCAGCAGCTCAGCGGGCAGTGACTGCTATTCAAGCAGCACAAACACTAGGATTCCCAGAAGCCAGAATTCCGATAGCCAATGCTATTATTGAACTTTCTCTCTCACCTAAATCTAATTCCGCCTATAAAGCAATAGACTTGGCTATTAGTGATGTGCGTCATGGCAAATCTTACGATATACCTGATCATTTAAAAGATGCACATTATAAAGGATCTTCGGAATTGAATCACGGTGTGAATTACGCATATCCGCACGACTATGATAATGATTGGGTAGCTCAACAATATTTACCAGATAAAATGACAAACACTCAGTACTTTGATCCTAAAGGCAATTCAAAAATTGAACAACAATTATTTGATGTCTATCAGACACTGAAATCACGACAAGATGACGGCCTAAGTTGAAAAGTCAAGTCTTTCAGTTAACGAGTTTTAGCGTTATAATACTATATGAATTCCTCAGATATACGCATTGCTACATCATCAGCTTTTTCCTTACAACTTTTATTTTCGGTTGGGAATTCAGAACTTAGAAGGTATGCCCTTTCATTCGGTAATCTGACAATTTTGATGAACCATCCACCTCGATAATTTCGAGGAAAATCTGCGTAGTGATTAACGGTATCAATTGAGTGTTCCAGGCTAGGCCTGTGCGTCCACATCTGTGGGCGCTTTTTTGTATAAATTAAAACCGGTGTCTATTAAGATGAAAGAACATACTATTAATTTTGTTATGAAAGCGCTATACTAGACATATACAAGAACGCATTGCATATTGCAAGAAGGGATGTTATTATGACAGCAAATTATCATAGGATTTTAGTACCAATGGATGGCTCAAAAGAATCTGAAGCTGCATTAACGCGCGCAATTGAACTGACGTTGGATGCTGGTGATGAAGGTATCTTGTCAATTTTGAACGTTATCGATACCCGTGCATTTCAAAATGTGGCCAGTTTTGACGATACAATGGTTGAAGCAGTTTCAGATGAAACACGAAAAAGCTTAGAACAATATAAAACACAGGCGATTGAAGCTGGCGTTAAAAATGTCGATTATCTAATCGAATACGGGTCACCAAAGTCGTTAATCGCTAAAGATGTACCTAACGAAGTCAATGCTGATTTGATTGTTATTGGTGCAACTGGATTAAATGCTGTAGAACGTTTAGTTATTGGTTCTGTTACGGAATTCGTGACAAGGTCTGCTAAAGTTGATGTCCTAGTAGTACGTGGCTAAGCTATTACCCATATAAAAAACATTACCATATCAAGTAAACTCGATAACTTCGACAGAATAGAAAATCTGTTCATCAAGCTATCGGGTATTTTTGTGTCTAACTATTCAAATAACTTTAAAATAATAATTGTCAAAGACTGGCTGGACCAGAGGAAGCTGTGCTCATCAAAAAGCACAAAATATTTACGCCTGTATGACTGGTTCAATTATTATTAAGGCCATTCACCAGAATTCAAAATCCTTATGTTGAATTGTCTAGAATCCCATCCACTGATTACATCAAATTACCGCATCAAAAAACTCAATAATTTGTCGCCAATTCAATATCGGCAACTCATCACTGAGTTTGATAGTTAATTAATTCTATTTTGTTTAACTATTGTGTGGCACTTCAGATAATGTAGTGCCTTTTTATATCCACTTATTTATATTGTTTTAAATCGACATCTTTTAAAGCAATTAGCTTCGTTTTGTGAGAAATTTTGTACCAAAGATATAAGATTACAAACAAAGGTACTGATAAGTAGGTTACAAATATCTTTTCCCAATTCAGATGGGCAAAACTGTTTGGATCTTGGCCAATGATAACCCCAATAGAAATTACTAACGCAAATAGTGGGCCGAATGGGAACCACTTAGCTTTGTATTTCAAATCAGACAAGCTCTTTCCTTGCGCCACATAAGCTCTTCGGAATCGGTAATGAGAGATAGCAATGCCGACCCAAGCGATAAATCCTGTTAATCCTGAAGCGTTAACTAGCCAAGTATAAGCAACTGATCCTCCTTTGGTATTAGCAATAAATGCTAATAACCCAATAGCAGTGGTTACTACTAAGGCTGCTACCGGTACGCCTCTAGATGAAAGTTTGGCAAAAATTTTAGGGGCATCCCCTTTGCGTGCCATAGCGTACAACATACGTGTAGAAGCATATGAACCTGAATTTGCTGACGAAATAATTGATGTTAAAATAACTGCGTTCATCAAACTAGCCGCAAAAGCAATCCCTGCATTTTTAAATACAATGGTAAATGGTGAGACAGCAATATTTTGTGTCGAAGAACTCAACAAGCGTGGATCTTTATAGTAAACCAAGGCGGAGATAACAAAAATTGCAAGAATATAAAACAGTAAGATACGCCAAAAAACTTGATTTATGGCCTTGGGAACTGACTTATCAGGATCCTGAGCTTCACCAGCAGTGATACCTATTAGCTCAGTGCCTTGAAAAGAAAATCCAGCAACAACAAATACCGACAAGATAGCCTGAGGTCCACCAACAAATCCATGATTACCAACAGACAAGTTTTTCATAACATTAATGTCAGAATGAATTACACCAAAAATAGTAGCTAACCCAGTAATCAAGAAAGCGATAATAGTTACTACCTTGATCATCGACAACCAAAACTCAGCTTCTCCAAAAGTGCCAACTGAAAAAACATTAATTAAGAAGATGAGTAATAAAGCAATCGCGGAAAATATCCACCCTGGTGTATTTGGAAACCAAAATTCAGCGACTAAGCCAACTGCTACAATATCAACAGCTAGTGTTATAGCCCAATTAAACCAGTAGTTCCACCCCATGGCAAACCCCAATGCTGGGTCAACATATTTACCAGCATAGTCAGAAAATGAACCTGAAGTTGGTGAATAAGTGGCCATTTCACCCAGCGAAGTCATCAAGAAATAAACCATCACCCCAATAGCTAAGTAAGCGACAATAGCCCCCATAGGGCCTGCTTGTGCGACGGTAGCTCCCGAAGCTACAAATAATCCCGTTCCAATTGAACCACCTAATGCGATCATTGACACATGGCGCGTTTTTAAATTACGCTGTATGTGTCCTTTATGCTCAGACATAAAATCTCCTTCTCAAAATAAAAAACCTCTCCTTAACAAGCAGGACGAGGTTTAAAAAGTCATTATATAATCACTTTTCAAAGCGCACCGCATTTCTACGACAGTCTAGTAACTCTTAATCACTAGCCCAAGGGTTATCTTGCCTGTTAACCCTTTCGGCAACCTTCCCTTTTACATGATTTCAACATCCTGGCGGACTCATTCATGTGACTCATGTTGGTTGCAACCTCTTTGACAATATGAAAATAATAACACACTTATACGCGCCCGTCAATTTCAAGTACCTTTTGCCAATGACGCGCTCTTTTATAATATTGTTGTGTACTAAACTGCCACCAAAAATAACCAAAAGTAATTGCACCCAAGCCACTCGTAAATGCCATGTGATGAGATTGAATGCGAGCTAACATAATCGATAACCAAAATAAACCAATGACAATATTAATTGTCACTTGAATTTTTCTCGACTTAACCAAATATGGCATAATAATGACCAATAGTAAGAGTAATTGTAACCACCACACCAATAATAAATTAGGTATTGTTTCACCTATTTTAGGACCGTTCTGCCAATGGATGCGCAAAATAATTGTAATCACCCATGTCAGTAGCATCGCAATAAGTTGTGTAATCACAAACCACCAGGCAGCAATTTTATAATTTATTAAATAAAGAAATGCTACCATGACTCCTATCAATGGCACAATAACCCAATAATGAGAAAAAAGACTACCTAACTTTAAGTACAAAGGTATTTTCGACGACAAAATGTTATTTACAGCAAAATCTACAGTCGCATCCAGAACTTGCATGAATATCATATGAAATCTAACTTGAATTCCTATAAAAACAAAAATAACACCAAAAGTAATCATTAAAATTTTTCTTAGCTTATCCGGTGGAATTAACATTATTTATCATTGTGATATTACGGATAAGCATATTTAAATTGCATACGCACAAATACAGTTTTGTGACGACAATAATACTTAATATGCTTAATAAACTCCGACTACTCACATTCTCCCAAATATTAAATTTCTACAAACTCATTTGCTTATAGTTCTTAATAATTGTAGCATTATATGAGATATAATTATAAGAAAAAGCCGATATAGTTAAAATTTAATCTTGACTTTAACTAGGTTCGATAACATTATTATCAGTTGGATTTTTTACCTTTGTTACACAAAATGGCAGTATATCGGTGACACTCGGTAACTGTCTTTATTTTCTTACAAACCGCCATATTTCAATGGCTAAAACAATCGAGAGACCGTTATGAAAAAAAATAAACAAACTGCAGTGAAGTCCAGAATTGATCGCTATTCAAAAAGTAATCACAAACTACGAAATATTACCTTGCTCATTGTCGGTTTCTTACTTATCGTGTCGGGTACATTTGCTTGGATGGCAATCCATAATACTAAATCAGCAATCGATAAAACATATAAGAGCAGTGGCGTCACTAAATCCCGAAACGTCTCGAGCGTTGTTCAAAGTGGAAAACCTTTATCTATTTTGTTATTTGGAACGGATACTGGTGAATTAGGGCGTACATACAAAGGACGTACAGATTCAATGATGTTGCTTCTGGTCAACCCCAAGACCCAAAAAACAACAATGATTTCTATCCCTCGTGATGCAATGGTTTCTATTCCAGGATACGAAAGTACGTTCCCTCAAAAGATAAATGCAGCATATGCCTATGGTTCAACGGCTACCGCTATTAAAACTGTAGAATCTTACTTAAACATTCCTATTGATTTTTATGCCTTAGTTAATATGTCCGGATTGGAAAAAATGGTCACTCAAGTCGGAGGCATTTCTGTGAAGTCACCTATTGACTTCACTTATAGTCAGGAAACAGCCCATGACTACGGTGAAAACCTATACCGCTTCCACAAAGGAAGCACAGGTTATGAACATTCTGATGATAATGGTGTCACTTGGTCAGCAACCAAGCACGTTATGACAGGCGATGCAGCCCTTGCATTTTCACGTATGCGTTACGATGATCCAGATGGTGATTATGGGCGCCAAAAACGTCAACGATTGGTATTAGAAGGTCTGATTAAAAAGTCAGCTAATGTATCAAGTTTATTGAATACAAAGTTTATGAATACAATGAGTTCAAATGTTCAAACTGATTTGTCATTTGGAGATATGACGACGATTGCTAGCAAATATATTAATGCAGCAAAAAATATTGTCACCGAACATATTCAAGGTGTCGGAACAAGTTATCCTGACGCTGAAGGAAATAACGTTTCATATGAAGTTGTTACCCAAAAAGAAAAGCAACGCGTGACTAACTTAACTCGTAAAGCACTAGGCTTAAAACATGCTTCCACCGGTTCAGCATACGGTGGTGACATACCGAGTTCTCTACAGACAATAGCCGATTCTCTCCGACCAGCAGAAGAATCACCATCAGAATCTGTCGAAGATTCTTCAAATTAACTAAAAAAGACGCCGTTAACGGCGTCTTTTTTATGTTTTCTCATTGACTGATATTGTGAGTAAGTCACGAACTGAAAATGCGTACATATAACACTATTTTCGTGTAAGTTCTTTACTCAGTCATATATTATACTTATGCTCGATTTAATTAAACTAATCATATGCCATTAAATCAATATGTATAAACAGTTTACATCTTATTCAAGCGACGAGATAGGATTATATAAACAGGGTAACCAACCGCGACAATTCCTATAGAAATTATAACACCAGACAAGTCGTGCATAATCTCAGAGATTTCAACATAGAGTGAACCACAAATAGCAATGATTGGTATCCAGGGGTACAATGGCATAGAAAAGCTACGTTTCTCTCCAAGAGAATCCTTTTTACGTAATTTAAAGACACCAACAAAAACAAGTATATAAAATAAGAAAGTCGTAAAAATCGCAATATCACTTAAACGATCTGGATTCGTAAAGATAATCATCAAAATGCCAAGAAAAATCATAAACCAAATGGACTTATTAGGGGTCCGAGAACGCATATTGATTTTGGCAA
This window contains:
- a CDS encoding guanylate kinase translates to MKNNKVFVITGATGVGKTTIARYLQDTYRMPRVVTHTTRHPREREENGVAYYFETDNSFEKNHYLERVQYAGYKYGSSYEALERAWRKNPYATIVLDTAGAITYSRELGEQAVIIFVTVTHPDMLIDRVQVRGDDPLVIEQRIASPEFLRDVTLPKELKNVAYELANDDWAKTKIRLDLLVNDIISGRSLPRKGKM
- a CDS encoding amino acid permease → MSLLARAFKRESVDNYLSADSHMSRVLTTRDLISLGVGTVIGTGIFILPGHEAADHAGPAVAIAFLIAAIFSGLSGMAFAEFSAAMPVAGSAYSYGGAIYGEIIGWLLGWSLIVEYFLAVSAIATGFSAYLSNLLAIFGIHIPKYLSAGPMEGGIVNLFAVLIILLVAVILSRGLNTSKNVENGAVVIKIVILILFIVGGSFFIKTSNYVPFYPKEFHSGFGGLNGIWAATASIIFAFLGFDTIAAHAAEVKNPQKTMAKGIIGTVVVSALLYTLFSIVLTGIVNYKKLGVDDPAAFALQVVHQTQFSIVITIGALIGMFTAVLALIYASSRLTYSFGRDGLLPRSLGKISPKSHLPVNALILAVVVEVIFAGLIPLSTLASLINAGTLTAFAFINFGILILRRRKDLAHDGFKVPGYPVVPFIAGVISLFFITQLSAETLKMFGLWLLLGVIWYFFYGIKHSKLS
- the ezrA gene encoding septation ring formation regulator EzrA, with the protein product MFNFTVLAIILLLVVIAYLAIFVMQRTTVKKVSDLRARKEQLESLKVREELVEGRKLPLTGQSLKNYQKLESSFNDVQNNKFLKIDQQANLVLFEARGINFIKTRNELERLQGMVDDTETTIKDVRSGLLDLKKTDEEHREAINDLKKKYEGLRKRLLAENFKFGPANPALDEFLSQLEADYDEFTELTENGDHATASDIYEQLAMETTQMEKMMADIPELFDQLNIKYVDQLNELAQGHTKLIEAGYVFLNDSVEQELQAIDAQRQQVLKLLADLKLKEVTEQTGYIEQRIDAMYETMETEVTARKHVTKNADRLSSDLLRLREQNQTLSVELDRLGQSFQFNHKELETRRTLLEQINMAEEQINHNDDLLEAKEISYSELRIQQEKLLKQFEEIETQQVDIWDKISGLEKADRSARQLGGQYQKEVEAIKNAVERMSLPGLPVAYLEYFYAVSNELKRLAKSLNTNLINMDEVQRQLNIVSADIDTLKEKTEEIVDQAALTEQLLQYANRYRASNERVAAASEQARMFYERDYNFKQAMDILGSALDSAEPGVYERLVDSYMRRKTPLV
- the rpsD gene encoding 30S ribosomal protein S4, with product MSRYTGPKWRISRRLGVSLSGTGKELSRRAYAPGDHGAGRRAKISEYGMQLREKQKLRFTYGLTERQFKALFNKAGKIRKGTHGTNFMISLEQRLDSIVYRLGLATTRQQARQLVNHGHILVDGKRVDIPSYNVQPGQVVSVREKSKNILPIQAAIESVVARPQFVSLDTEKLEGSLVRLPEREELDADINEALIVEYYNHLG
- a CDS encoding DUF1694 domain-containing protein, which codes for MDVNERLQQEQLGNGSPKINPDEQNRYLGTFRERVIVAIKLSQLGNSNIQSQFAASLKSHSIGKVLIDQQLAGDYFSTYVGLATQSKHSFTLLSDATKSAHQEDPIAVVLAANTAVNVDNIYLG
- a CDS encoding AAA family ATPase is translated as MTQEPLAYRMRPTKIEEIVGQQHLVGEGKIIWRMVSAHRLSSMILYGPPGTGKTSIASAIAGSSKYAFRMLNAATDSQKDLQIVVEEAKMSGTVVLLLDEIHRLNKVKQDFLLPHLESGAIILIGATTENPYINVTPAIRSRTQIFEVNSLSENDITNAVKRAIADKEKGLGQYNIALDDNAMLQLSRATNGDLRSALNGLELAVLSTKPNENDIVHISLPIIEETVQRKALSADKNGDAHYDVISALQKSIRGSDTDAALHYAARIIESGDLPILARRLTVIAYEDIGLANPPAAQRAVTAIQAAQTLGFPEARIPIANAIIELSLSPKSNSAYKAIDLAISDVRHGKSYDIPDHLKDAHYKGSSELNHGVNYAYPHDYDNDWVAQQYLPDKMTNTQYFDPKGNSKIEQQLFDVYQTLKSRQDDGLS
- a CDS encoding universal stress protein, encoding MTANYHRILVPMDGSKESEAALTRAIELTLDAGDEGILSILNVIDTRAFQNVASFDDTMVEAVSDETRKSLEQYKTQAIEAGVKNVDYLIEYGSPKSLIAKDVPNEVNADLIVIGATGLNAVERLVIGSVTEFVTRSAKVDVLVVRG
- a CDS encoding amino acid permease — its product is MSEHKGHIQRNLKTRHVSMIALGGSIGTGLFVASGATVAQAGPMGAIVAYLAIGVMVYFLMTSLGEMATYSPTSGSFSDYAGKYVDPALGFAMGWNYWFNWAITLAVDIVAVGLVAEFWFPNTPGWIFSAIALLLIFLINVFSVGTFGEAEFWLSMIKVVTIIAFLITGLATIFGVIHSDINVMKNLSVGNHGFVGGPQAILSVFVVAGFSFQGTELIGITAGEAQDPDKSVPKAINQVFWRILLFYILAIFVISALVYYKDPRLLSSSTQNIAVSPFTIVFKNAGIAFAASLMNAVILTSIISSANSGSYASTRMLYAMARKGDAPKIFAKLSSRGVPVAALVVTTAIGLLAFIANTKGGSVAYTWLVNASGLTGFIAWVGIAISHYRFRRAYVAQGKSLSDLKYKAKWFPFGPLFALVISIGVIIGQDPNSFAHLNWEKIFVTYLSVPLFVILYLWYKISHKTKLIALKDVDLKQYK
- a CDS encoding phospholipid phosphatase, producing MLIPPDKLRKILMITFGVIFVFIGIQVRFHMIFMQVLDATVDFAVNNILSSKIPLYLKLGSLFSHYWVIVPLIGVMVAFLYLINYKIAAWWFVITQLIAMLLTWVITIILRIHWQNGPKIGETIPNLLLVWWLQLLLLLVIIMPYLVKSRKIQVTINIVIGLFWLSIMLARIQSHHMAFTSGLGAITFGYFWWQFSTQQYYKRARHWQKVLEIDGRV